Genomic DNA from Chloroflexia bacterium SDU3-3:
TCGTGGATGACCTGATCTCCACCGGCGGCACCATCGCCCAGGCCGCCCAGGCCCTGAAGGAGCGCGGCGCGCGCGCGGTCTACTGCTGCGCCAGCCACGGCGTGTTTGCCGACAACGCCCTGCAGATCATGGCCAACTCGATGCTGCTGGAGACCATCGTCACCAACACCATCCCGCTGCCCGCCGACCACAAGAAGGCCCGCGTCAAGGTGATCAGCGTCGCGCCGCTGTTCGCCGAGGCCATCCTGCGCATCCATAAAGACCTATCGCTGAGCGCGCTGTTCTCGTAGGCGGTCCGGCATCCGGCGGCGGGCAACTGTGCCCGCCGCCCGCCCCACCGCCCAACACAAGGAGTGTGTCCCTTTGGACCCTGACCCTAGTTCGTACATTTTTGGTGTTGTCGCCTGCCTCTTCATCCTCGCATGTACCTCGGCGGTCGATGCGGCCTTTAGCGCGGTCAGCAGGCACCGCCTGAGCGAGCTGCAGCACGAGCAGTCGCCACGCTCGCGGTTCGTCACGCGCCTGATCGACGAGCCATACCAGTTCAAGGCCACCATCCTCTGCCTCAACGCCGGGGCGATCATCGCCGCAACCGCCTTTACGCTCTACCTGAGCCGCGAGCTCACGCCGCTCTGGCGGATCGGCACCATGTTCGCGCTGCTGGTGCTCATCCTGATCTTCACCGAGGCGCTGCCCAAGGCCGCCGCCATCCGCAACCCGGTGGGCACGGCCAGCCTGTTCGCCCGCCCGATGGTGCTGATCACCATGCTGCTCAGCCCGTTCATCCGGCTGGTGGGCTGGGTCGTCGGCCCGTTCGTGCGGATCATCGCCGGGCCAGCCGAGGCCAAGGCCCCGCTGGTGACCGAGGAGGAGCTGCTGCTGCTGGTCAACGTGGGCGAGGAGGAGGGCCTGATCGACTCGGGCGAGCGCGAGATGATCGAGGGCATCTTCTCGTTTGGCGACACGCTGGTGCGCGAGGTGATGCTGCCGCGCATGGACATCGTGGCGCTTGAGGCCAACGCATCGCTCGATG
This window encodes:
- a CDS encoding HlyC/CorC family transporter; the protein is MDPDPSSYIFGVVACLFILACTSAVDAAFSAVSRHRLSELQHEQSPRSRFVTRLIDEPYQFKATILCLNAGAIIAATAFTLYLSRELTPLWRIGTMFALLVLILIFTEALPKAAAIRNPVGTASLFARPMVLITMLLSPFIRLVGWVVGPFVRIIAGPAEAKAPLVTEEELLLLVNVGEEEGLIDSGEREMIEGIFSFGDTLVREVMLPRMDIVALEANASLDEALDCMIEHGHSRVPVYEESIDQIVGILYIKDLLPVLREGRRDEAIGGLLRAAYFVPETMKVDQLLKELRTRKSHLAIMVDEYGGTAGLATIEDLLEEIVGDIQDESDAEDLAIEHIGEGEVIADARISLDDLNDATDLRLESSDSDRLGGLIYEQLGRVPQVGDTVELERDVVITVLSVEGLGPKRLKITFPQEQEIAANGGGRGAQSDDNS